A DNA window from Desulfonauticus submarinus contains the following coding sequences:
- a CDS encoding alpha/beta hydrolase, whose product MSKKLLNCLLLHGFGGQPFELKELRDYLEKQNIKTKLPCLPGHGLTLEDFNKTRYKDWLLAAKQEFQSLKTGSTPTIIIGFSMGGTLALNIAQELAVDGLVIIAGPVFLTRIFPPLYSDWRLFFVPFLKHIKPMFPVNPPHPESRQIAPWKGYENFIPLYPLDSFLKGMRKVKTRLKYITCPFQGIYSTEDKTVPVENAFYILKKINSNKKELHLLTIKENITSKHLLPTHQETKHIVFQKITNFIQQNYFS is encoded by the coding sequence TGAACTTAAAGAGTTAAGAGATTATCTAGAAAAACAAAATATAAAAACAAAACTTCCTTGCTTACCTGGACATGGTTTAACATTAGAAGACTTTAATAAAACCAGATACAAAGACTGGCTTTTAGCGGCAAAACAAGAATTCCAAAGTTTAAAAACTGGATCTACACCTACTATTATTATTGGCTTTTCTATGGGTGGAACATTGGCTTTGAATATAGCCCAAGAACTGGCCGTAGATGGATTGGTTATTATTGCAGGTCCTGTATTTTTAACTCGTATCTTTCCTCCTCTTTACTCAGACTGGCGGCTATTTTTTGTACCTTTTTTAAAACATATAAAACCTATGTTTCCTGTAAATCCTCCACATCCAGAATCAAGACAAATAGCCCCTTGGAAAGGATATGAAAACTTTATCCCACTTTATCCCTTAGACAGTTTTTTAAAAGGCATGCGCAAGGTTAAAACACGGTTAAAATATATAACTTGTCCCTTTCAAGGCATTTACTCAACTGAAGATAAAACTGTACCTGTAGAAAATGCATTTTATATTTTAAAAAAAATTAATTCTAATAAAAAAGAACTTCACCTTCTCACTATAAAAGAAAACATTACAAGCAAGCATCTTTTACCAACACACCAAGAAACCAAACATATTGTATTTCAAAAAATCACTAATTTCATTCAACAAAATTACTTTTCATAA
- a CDS encoding damage-control phosphatase ARMT1 family protein, with protein MQTTLDCIPCFLRQALKAGRLACPNQEEVHKQIIYKFCELVPQLDLTLSPPALAGKIYGHISKITKQKDPFKEYKQDANKKALQMLPQLKQIIDQSPDKLKTALHISIIGNYIDAGIETNFNWEDALFKEKNTLDEQSFQLFIQKLQTSSSIMILGDNTGEIALDTLLVQELKSKRKQVIYVVRDKPIINDATLEDAQEVGMTKLCEVISSGVSSPGTVLENCSQQFIQYFKKADIILSKGQGNFEALIDKKDGIFFAFKVKCPVVVKLTGKKLGESVFFYK; from the coding sequence ATGCAGACAACATTAGATTGTATTCCTTGTTTTTTACGTCAAGCTCTAAAGGCTGGACGCCTTGCCTGTCCTAATCAAGAAGAAGTTCATAAACAAATTATTTATAAATTTTGTGAATTAGTGCCTCAATTGGACCTAACTCTCTCTCCTCCTGCTCTTGCAGGAAAAATATATGGACATATTAGTAAAATAACTAAACAAAAAGATCCTTTTAAAGAATACAAACAAGATGCTAATAAAAAAGCTTTACAAATGTTACCTCAATTAAAACAAATCATTGATCAATCTCCTGACAAATTAAAAACAGCGTTACATATTTCTATTATAGGCAATTATATAGATGCAGGGATTGAAACTAACTTCAATTGGGAAGATGCCCTATTTAAAGAAAAAAATACTTTAGATGAACAATCTTTTCAATTATTCATTCAAAAACTTCAAACATCTTCCTCTATAATGATTTTAGGAGATAATACAGGAGAAATAGCTCTAGATACCCTTTTAGTTCAGGAACTCAAATCAAAAAGAAAACAAGTAATATATGTGGTTAGAGACAAACCTATTATTAATGATGCAACTTTAGAAGATGCACAAGAAGTTGGTATGACCAAATTATGTGAAGTTATTTCATCTGGAGTATCCTCTCCAGGAACTGTCTTAGAAAATTGTTCCCAGCAATTTATCCAATATTTTAAAAAAGCAGACATTATCCTCAGTAAAGGACAAGGAAACTTTGAAGCTTTAATAGACAAAAAGGATGGAATATTCTTTGCTTTTAAGGTAAAATGTCCTGTAGTTGTAAAACTAACAGGGAAAAAATTAGGAGAATCTGTGTTTTTTTATAAATAA
- a CDS encoding Ni/Fe hydrogenase subunit alpha, translating to MTKNKNSQKQQNNKEISKKNRKLEVKHLTRVEGHGNIIVHIDKKGNITLCEWHVVEAPRFFEAMVVGRPYTDIHHIVSRICGICSIGHQLASIQATEEAFNCQVSEQTLIFRKLALHAENLQSHLLHIGYLVLPDLLGVGSVFPLAKTHKEELLNLIACRKLSNEFSKVICGRTTHPQRLIPGGMEEIPSVGELKTLKANLEESLEWLEKLGDLFAVLQEKYPNFSRPTEYIALVSNGEYAMYHGEIGSSLDERKPNSFYNRISNEYCVPQSTAKWSKNLKDSYMVGALSRVNLNYEFLGSRAKAMAKKFGLIPLCHNPFYITLAQIVECIHSTEDSIYLIDLLLTKGLKEEKPVEIKPRWGKGIGAVEVPRGILFHSYEYNEEGRIVKADCVIPTNQNHGNIQKDFDAIAPTLKGKSEEEIELTLSMLVRAYDPCISCSTHYIEMNPQEVTPLVRFVYE from the coding sequence ATGACAAAAAATAAAAATTCTCAAAAACAGCAAAACAATAAAGAAATTTCTAAAAAAAATAGAAAGTTAGAAGTAAAGCATCTTACAAGAGTAGAAGGGCATGGCAATATTATTGTGCATATTGATAAAAAAGGTAATATAACATTGTGTGAGTGGCATGTAGTAGAAGCTCCTAGATTCTTTGAAGCTATGGTTGTCGGACGTCCATATACAGATATTCATCATATTGTTTCAAGGATTTGTGGAATATGTTCTATTGGACATCAACTAGCTTCTATTCAAGCAACAGAAGAGGCATTTAATTGTCAGGTTTCAGAGCAAACCCTTATTTTTAGAAAGTTAGCATTGCATGCTGAAAATTTGCAGAGTCATCTTTTACATATAGGCTATTTGGTTTTGCCCGACCTTCTTGGAGTTGGCTCAGTTTTTCCCTTAGCCAAAACTCATAAGGAAGAGCTTTTAAATTTGATTGCATGTCGGAAATTATCCAATGAATTTAGTAAAGTGATTTGTGGTAGGACAACTCATCCTCAACGCCTTATCCCAGGAGGGATGGAGGAGATTCCTTCCGTAGGAGAACTAAAAACATTAAAGGCAAATTTAGAAGAATCATTAGAATGGCTAGAAAAATTGGGAGATCTTTTTGCTGTTTTACAAGAAAAATATCCAAATTTTTCTCGTCCCACTGAATATATTGCTTTGGTCAGTAATGGCGAATATGCTATGTATCACGGAGAAATAGGATCCTCTTTAGATGAAAGAAAACCAAATTCTTTTTATAATAGAATATCCAATGAATATTGTGTACCTCAATCAACAGCTAAGTGGAGCAAAAATTTAAAAGATTCTTATATGGTTGGAGCTTTATCCAGAGTAAATCTTAATTATGAGTTTTTAGGTTCTAGAGCAAAGGCAATGGCTAAAAAGTTTGGGTTAATACCTCTTTGTCATAATCCTTTTTATATTACTTTAGCTCAAATAGTAGAGTGCATTCATTCTACAGAGGACTCAATTTACTTGATAGATTTATTACTGACTAAAGGACTAAAAGAGGAAAAGCCAGTAGAAATAAAACCAAGATGGGGAAAAGGCATAGGTGCAGTGGAGGTGCCGAGAGGAATTTTATTTCACTCTTATGAATACAATGAAGAAGGAAGAATAGTAAAAGCTGATTGTGTGATCCCTACAAATCAAAATCATGGTAATATTCAAAAAGATTTTGATGCTATAGCTCCAACTTTAAAAGGCAAAAGCGAAGAAGAAATTGAACTTACTTTAAGTATGTTAGTAAGGGCTTATGATCCATGTATTTCTTGTTCTACTCATTATATTGAAATGAATCCACAAGAGGTTACTCCTCTTGTTCGCTTTGTTTACGAATAA
- a CDS encoding NADH:ubiquinone oxidoreductase, whose protein sequence is MSAKPKVAFFDFAGCEGDQLQIANLEERILDIVSHIEIVSFREVKTEHVDDYDIAFVEGSITRPEDEQRIKEIRKNAKILIALGACATIGGINCLKNFLTKQEYTSIVYGPYARYYSTYAARPVSAVVPVDGEIHGCPIDKEEFVLVVKSLLLGKSYVPPDYPVCVECKKAGNICRFEQGRLCLGIVTRAGCNAACITAGSVCWGCRGPAPGANLDAARQVMDEHGFNWLEAEDKLRLYMGHFLKARG, encoded by the coding sequence ATGTCCGCTAAGCCAAAAGTTGCTTTTTTTGATTTTGCAGGGTGTGAAGGAGATCAACTGCAAATAGCTAATTTGGAAGAAAGAATTTTAGATATAGTTTCACATATAGAAATTGTAAGTTTTCGAGAGGTAAAAACCGAGCATGTTGATGATTATGATATCGCTTTTGTAGAGGGATCTATTACTCGTCCAGAAGATGAGCAAAGGATAAAAGAGATTAGGAAAAATGCAAAAATATTAATTGCGTTAGGTGCTTGTGCCACTATAGGTGGGATTAATTGTTTGAAAAATTTTTTAACAAAACAAGAATATACCTCTATTGTGTATGGTCCTTATGCCAGATATTATTCTACCTATGCTGCTCGACCTGTTAGTGCAGTGGTGCCAGTGGATGGAGAGATTCATGGCTGTCCTATTGATAAAGAAGAGTTTGTTTTGGTTGTAAAGTCTCTTTTATTGGGGAAGAGTTATGTTCCTCCTGATTATCCTGTGTGTGTAGAGTGTAAAAAAGCAGGAAATATTTGTAGATTTGAACAAGGTAGGTTGTGTCTTGGTATTGTTACAAGGGCAGGATGTAATGCTGCGTGTATTACAGCAGGAAGTGTCTGTTGGGGATGTAGAGGACCTGCTCCAGGAGCCAATTTAGATGCAGCTAGACAAGTGATGGATGAACATGGCTTTAATTGGCTGGAGGCAGAGGATAAGTTGCGTCTATATATGGGGCATTTTTTAAAAGCACGGGGATAA